In a genomic window of Nostoc sp. UHCC 0870:
- a CDS encoding RpoD/SigA family RNA polymerase sigma factor, with product MSSLSSDMVRVYLQEIGQFPLLTSDQEITYGRQVQQMIAIEQQKQQLSQELDREPTVAELANLVNKSETEVNQILQIGQRAKQKMITANLRLVVSVAKKYQRRNLEFLDLVQEGAIGLQRGIEKFDPNRGYKLSTYAYWWISQAITRAIAEKSRTVRLPIHVNEKLNQIKKVQRELFQSLGRRATVAEIAQKLDLEASQIREYLRAASGTISLDLKVGDNQDTELSELLADEGISPNDQITQEMLRQDLSDLLASLKPVQREVLILRFGLLDNQERSLAQIGEKLNVSRERVRQIQQQAMTALRRQQPSIEQYLSS from the coding sequence ATGTCTAGCCTGAGTTCTGACATGGTTCGCGTATATTTGCAAGAAATTGGTCAGTTTCCATTATTAACATCAGACCAAGAAATAACTTATGGCAGGCAAGTACAACAAATGATTGCCATTGAGCAGCAGAAACAGCAGCTCAGTCAAGAATTGGATCGAGAACCAACGGTAGCAGAATTAGCGAATCTTGTCAATAAAAGCGAAACTGAAGTAAATCAAATACTTCAGATTGGTCAACGAGCCAAGCAAAAGATGATCACAGCCAATCTGCGGCTAGTGGTTTCGGTTGCTAAAAAATACCAGCGTCGCAATCTGGAGTTTCTGGATTTGGTTCAAGAAGGAGCAATAGGTTTACAAAGAGGGATCGAAAAGTTTGATCCCAACCGAGGCTATAAGTTATCAACATACGCATACTGGTGGATTAGTCAAGCAATCACCAGGGCGATCGCTGAAAAATCACGCACGGTGAGGCTACCGATTCATGTTAACGAGAAATTAAATCAAATTAAAAAAGTACAGCGAGAATTGTTTCAATCACTGGGTCGCCGTGCTACTGTTGCAGAAATTGCTCAGAAATTGGACTTAGAAGCTAGCCAAATTCGAGAATATCTGCGTGCTGCTAGTGGGACAATTTCTCTAGATTTAAAAGTGGGGGATAACCAAGATACAGAACTGAGTGAACTTCTAGCGGATGAGGGTATATCACCAAATGACCAGATCACCCAAGAAATGTTGCGCCAGGACTTAAGTGATTTATTAGCATCACTCAAACCCGTGCAGCGCGAAGTATTAATTTTACGTTTTGGATTGTTGGATAATCAAGAACGAAGTTTAGCTCAGATTGGTGAGAAGCTAAATGTCAGTCGAGAGCGAGTTCGTCAAATTCAGCAACAAGCAATGACTGCTCTACGTCGTCAACAACCATCCATTGAGCAGTATCTTTCTTCCTGA
- a CDS encoding DUF4336 domain-containing protein — translation MSDDELANILEQINPKDFTWSFWFTLPLYPYSKRRTLRQEIIKDTIWTFDQMQGIFYVIVPIRMTVVKLDEGGLFVYAPVAPTPECIRLVNELVAEHGDVKYIILPTISGLEHKVFVGPFARCFPHAQVFVAPNQWSFPLNLPLSWLGLPPKRTYILPADSSQTPFADQFDYAILDTIDLGSGKFAEVAFLHKRSHTLLVTDSIISVPENPPAIIQLDPYALLFHAKDQAADIVVDNQANRRKGWHRITLFALYFRPSALEVPSWGGVLRDAFTAPEKSYKAYFGLFPFKWRHDWQRSFDALQGNGRLFVAPILQTLILNRAPRETINWANKVASWDFRWIIPCHFDAPIKAEPQQFRQAFSFLEKQPAVSPGLPEEDFKLLREIDAGLYKSGIVPQAQEKV, via the coding sequence GTGAGTGATGATGAACTTGCAAATATCTTAGAACAGATAAATCCAAAAGACTTTACTTGGTCTTTCTGGTTCACTTTGCCACTCTATCCATACAGTAAGCGGCGAACACTGCGTCAAGAAATTATTAAAGACACAATCTGGACTTTTGACCAGATGCAGGGCATTTTCTACGTTATCGTCCCCATTCGGATGACGGTTGTCAAACTAGATGAAGGGGGACTTTTTGTATATGCACCCGTCGCCCCAACTCCCGAATGTATCAGGCTAGTCAATGAACTAGTGGCAGAACACGGAGATGTCAAATATATCATTCTGCCGACTATTTCCGGTTTAGAACATAAAGTCTTCGTTGGCCCCTTTGCCAGATGCTTTCCCCATGCACAGGTGTTTGTTGCTCCGAATCAATGGAGTTTTCCCCTAAATTTACCCCTGAGTTGGCTAGGTTTACCTCCTAAACGCACTTATATACTGCCAGCAGATAGTAGCCAAACTCCCTTTGCTGACCAGTTCGACTATGCGATATTAGATACAATTGACCTTGGCTCTGGTAAATTTGCAGAAGTGGCATTTTTACATAAGCGATCGCATACTCTATTAGTAACAGATTCAATCATTTCTGTCCCGGAAAATCCCCCAGCAATTATCCAGTTAGATCCATACGCCTTACTATTTCACGCCAAAGATCAAGCCGCAGATATAGTTGTCGATAATCAAGCCAACCGCCGCAAAGGATGGCATCGCATCACCCTATTTGCTTTGTATTTTCGCCCAAGCGCGTTAGAAGTACCCTCTTGGGGTGGTGTATTACGAGATGCCTTTACAGCCCCAGAAAAGTCATATAAAGCTTATTTTGGGTTATTTCCCTTTAAGTGGCGGCATGATTGGCAACGTTCATTTGATGCTTTGCAAGGAAATGGACGTTTATTTGTCGCACCTATATTACAGACATTGATTCTCAACCGCGCACCGAGAGAAACTATCAACTGGGCTAATAAAGTTGCCAGTTGGGACTTTCGGTGGATTATTCCCTGTCATTTTGATGCACCAATCAAAGCCGAACCCCAACAGTTTCGCCAAGCCTTTTCATTTTTAGAAAAACAGCCTGCTGTCAGCCCAGGTTTACCAGAGGAAGACTTTAAACTGCTGAGGGAAATTGATGCAGGTCTATATAAAAGCGGTATTGTTCCCCAAGCACAAGAGAAAGTATAG
- the coaE gene encoding dephospho-CoA kinase (Dephospho-CoA kinase (CoaE) performs the final step in coenzyme A biosynthesis.) codes for MTKRIIGLTGGIATGKTTVANYLANVYDLPILDADIYARDAVSIGSPILDAIAQRYGQEILLPDGSLNRSQLGEIIFSHPAERQWIDSIIHPYVRDRFLKAIAESSASTIVLVIPLLFEAQMTNLVTEIWVVFCSESAQLQRLIERNQLTPEQAKARINSQLSLAEKASRADVVLDNSGNLADLLKQVDLVKNKAVSSPTPYTP; via the coding sequence ATGACAAAGCGCATTATTGGCTTAACCGGGGGTATTGCTACAGGTAAAACTACTGTAGCTAATTATTTGGCGAATGTATATGATTTACCGATTTTGGATGCAGATATCTATGCTAGGGATGCAGTATCTATCGGTTCACCTATTTTAGATGCGATCGCACAGCGTTACGGTCAAGAAATTTTACTCCCCGATGGTAGTCTCAACCGTTCCCAGTTGGGGGAAATTATTTTTTCTCATCCCGCAGAACGTCAATGGATAGATAGTATTATTCACCCTTATGTGCGCGATCGCTTTCTCAAGGCAATTGCTGAATCTTCTGCGTCTACAATAGTATTAGTCATCCCTTTGTTATTTGAAGCTCAGATGACTAATTTGGTGACAGAAATCTGGGTGGTGTTTTGTTCGGAATCAGCGCAATTACAAAGATTAATTGAACGTAATCAATTAACTCCAGAACAGGCAAAAGCCCGAATAAATAGTCAATTATCCCTAGCAGAAAAAGCCTCCCGTGCTGATGTTGTCTTAGATAATTCCGGTAATTTAGCAGATTTACTAAAACAAGTAGATTTAGTCAAAAATAAGGCTGTCTCTTCTCCTACACCTTACACCCCATGA